CACGATCAGTGCCGCTTCGTGCAACACCGTCAGCAGCTCGCCGCGCGTCAGCACCGGGATGATGTTGCGCATGGCGTCCAGGGCGTCCTTGACGTTGCGGTATTGCTCGCCCGTGCCTATCAGCCGGCCGGTGGTGCGATAGCGTTCACCGATAGCCTGCAGCTCGTCCGACGCCACCATGCCGGTCATGCGGAAGGTCGCGCCCAGCTCCTTTGTCTCCGGCGTGCCGCGTTCGATCAGCAGCTTGCCGGCGCAGAAGGTGGCCACGGCCATCTCGCACAGCCGGGTGAAGCCTTCCACATCCACCGTGCCCAGCAGCAGGCGCTCGTAGTCGGCCAGCGGCTCGTCCAGGATGTCCACGTCGTTGGTGGCGGTGTTCATCGCCTGGCCGATGGCCAGCTTGAACGTGTCGAAGCTGGGGCGGTGCTTACGCGGGTTATACTTCTTGCGTGGCTTACTCATGCGGCCTCCCTGATTGCGTTGATGATGTCGTGCATCACCGGCGGACATACCGCATTCCCCAACATGTGAACGGCGAGGTGGTGTTGCTCCGGCAGGATGTAGCCCGCTGGAAACCCCATGGCTGTCCGGCATTCCTGCGCAGTGAGCATCCGCATACGGTCACCATCGATGATGGCCCACCGGTCACGCGTCGTGATCGTGCCGATTGGGCGGCCTAGGCTGCGGCCAGTTTCTCCGGAGCCGGTGCCGTAATACGGAGCTAAGAAGCGATCACCAAAGCGGGCCCGGCCTGCCGCAATTCGTTTCAAGGTTGCGGGGCTGCGCCCTGGTCGCTCGATCTGGCTCCAATTGCCTGCGGCGAAGTCAATGAAGCTGTCGGCGCCGATGTGCTCATGCTTTGGCAGTCGCAGCTCAATCGGGTGCTGGCTACGTGTCATCACCAGATAGAGGCGATCTCGGTTTTGAGCCACGCCGTGGTCGGCTGCGTCTAAGATGTAAGGCTGGATGGCATAGCCCAGCGCGTGCAGTGCTTGCCGCCATGCCGGATACAGCTTCCAGCGCGTGAATGCCGGAACGTTCTCCACCACGATGAAATCCTGCAGGTGGTATGGCAACCGCGATGACAGACCACGCTGTTGCGCGGCTGCTGTCATGTTGCGGGTTGCCATTCGCCTTTCCGCGAGCCGGGCTGTGCCCCTGGCAGCACGGGCTAGCCAAGAAGCCGTCGTGCGCCGGAATGGTAGATGGGTCAACCTGGTGCATGTCCTGACATACATGCATGTCACCCGGGTGGTTGCGTGCTTGCAGCTCCACTGCGGCGGGCCAGTGATTACCAGTCCAGACCCCTTCGGCGCCTGCCATGATGGCGCCCTCACTGGCGCCGCCCATGCCGGCAAATCCGTCAGCTACTTTCATGCTGTACCCCAAGTGAATCAGGCCGCCCAGTAGGCGGCCCGTCGGGTGATCTTGTTTGGCATCGCATCCCTATCGCTTATCGGAAGCTGTCCGCCTAAGTGTGGAGCCGCCCCCGTCGTGACATATTTAACGACAGTCGAATGCCAACCTAGTAGAATTGATAGACTCTAACCTTGGTAAACACAGCACAAAACTAGACACAAAGCAAGTTTTGTAACTGACCGTCCAATGACTACAACAGAAAAGACAGCAAAGCTTGACAGTTTTGCGAGTGGAATGAGCGGGAGTAGTACAGCATCACGTGCTGCTCAGCACCCAATAGCATATCGCCCAGACATTGATGGTCTTCGCGCCTTAGCAATTTTGTCTGTACTCCTATATCATGCATTCCCCACATTTATTCGAGGGGGATTTATAGGGGTTGATATATTTTTTGTTATATCTGGTTATTTAATAACTAGCATTATATTTAATAAAATTCAAAATAATGAGTTTTCTTTTTTTGACTTCTACATAAGGCGAATAAAAAGAATATATCCAGCATTACTACTTGTATTGACTTTCACAACGGCATTTGGCTGGATTATCCTATTGCCATCAGAATTTTCCACCCTTGGGAAACATGTTGCGAGCAGTGTGTTCTTCGTACAAAACTTCACTCTATATCACGAATCTGGGTACTTCAATCCGCAAGCCACCCTAAAACCTCTTTTGCACATCTGGTCGCTAGGGATAGAAGAACAGTTTTACTTGATATTTCCTGTAATACTTTTTTCCGCAAAAAAATCAAACAGGAAATTGGCATGGATAATACCAACAATTGCGGCAACATCATTTTTGATTAATATCATTAATGTAGCAAGCCATCCAGAAAAAACATTCTTCCTTCCGCACACACGATTCTGGGAGCTGCTTACCGGTTCAATCGTTGCATTAATTGACAAAAAAACAGAAACGCAAAACATTAAGAAATATAGCGGGCTTTTTTCAGCGCTCGGCATTGCACTAATACTGACAGGTGTCTTCACAACAAAAGAAAGCGACATCTTCCCTGGCTGGCTTGCATTGATTCCAGTCATTGGCAGCGCCCTCATAATTTACGCCGGGCCGAAGTCAATCACAAACGAAAAAATCCTATCAAACAAGCTGATAATTTTGGTTGGACTGATAAGTTATCCACTTTACCTTTGGCACTGGCCAATAATATCCTACTTATATATACTGGGCAATGGCACGCTAAGCGTAGAAAGTGGTTTTTTTGCAATCTGCATAAGCTTTGCATTAGCCACAGCAACATATTATTTTATTGAAAAGCCAGTCCGCTCAAACAAAAAACAATATAAGTTATTAGCTTATATGGCAATTACGTCAGCAATATTGACCACCATTGGTTTAGCCATCAATTTTGGAAAAATAACTCCATTTGTCACCACAACACCTCTCCGAGATGTTTCTTACGCAATCAACGAGTGGGAGTATCCACAAGGTCTTTATACCACAAAGATCAACAATAGCGAGATAAATAAAATAAACGGGGAGAAATATACATTATTTATTGGCGACAGCAACATGGCCCAGTACTCCCCTCGGGTTGTTTATTTAGCGAAAAATAAACTAACAAAAAAGGGAGCCATTTTCTTCACAAGAAGCGGCTGCCCCCCAGTAAGTGGAGCGTTCGAAAAAAAAACCGAGCACTGCAAAACAGCCTTTTTAGACATCAATGTCGCAATAGAAAACCCAGATGTTGACACGGTAGTAATAGGGGCGGCGTGGGTCTCATATCTAGGCTTGTCCGCCGATTTTATATACAACAACAAAATAATGAACACTCCGGAGGGCAGAAAAGAACTATTCCTCCAATTAGAAAAACAAATAAAAACCATAAGATCAAATGGGAAAAAAATTTTTGTTTTGCTTAACATTCCGACTGGCAATGAACTAAATCCATCAAATATCATTAATAGAAATTCGCTTTTAAAATTCAATGCAACCAGAAATTCAGAAATGATTTCAAAATCAGATATTTACATAAAATTTCCATGGCTATCCGAGCTAAAGCGGGTTGCCACAATAAACGGCGCAACGGTAATTGACCCTTTAGATTATCTATGCAATCAACAAACATGCAGTGGCACAACACCTTCCGGAATGGCTATTTATAGAGACGCCAATCATTTGAGGCCAACATATGTGCGAAAATATATAAAATACATAGACGCCACAATGCAGTAATTACCCCACTCGCTCTAAAAAAACATTCTGAAAGTGACAACAAATAGAGAGGGGCATTTCATGCCACCTCCCGCACCAACTGAATCACGTTGTCCTGACTGCCTTCGGGCAGCTTGGCCACTACCAGCGCGGCGCGAAGTTCCTGTTTTTCGGCGTCCGCTGCGGCCGACTAGCGCTCCAGCATCGCAATGCGCTCGGTGGCTGACTGCAGCTCAATCTCGGCGTACTCCTTCTCCGCCCCCAGCGCGAAGTTCTCGCAGCCCAGGCGCTTGATGCCAGCTTCGTTGGTGGCGATGGTCTGCTTAAGGATGGCGATCTCCTCTATCTGCGCGACGATCTTTTGTGACTGGGCGGTGAGCAGCTCGGCAACGGCCTTGTGCACCGGGAAAATGGCGGTTACTTCCATGGTGTATCCCTCAATCAAAAGCCCCGCACTTGGCGGGGCTGTGGGGTTATGCGTATACGGTTCGATTACCGTCTGAGTGCATGGGGCTAACCACCCCGAGCACTTCCATGTTTTCGATCAGGCGCGCCGCTTGGTTGTAGCCGATGCGCAGATGGCGCTGCACCGAGGAGATGGACGCCTTGCCAGTGCTGCGCACGATACTTACGGCGTCTTCGTATAGCGGGTCTCTTGTCTTCAGCACGTTTTCACGCTGATAGACTAGTTGGGACAGGGTCTTGGAAAGTGCGAAGACGGTTTCCTCCAGGTCTCCGCCTCTCTCGTAGAAACGCACCAGCAGTGCCATCGCCTCGGCAAAGCTGCCTTGCACCTCGGCTAACTCAGCTATGGCAGCCTTCTTCCCAGCGGGAACTTCGATCACCACCTTGTTTCCCTGTGCAAAGCACAGGTACTCGCTGATGAACGATGCACCAGTGAAGATCTCGAACTGTCGGACCTTGCTCAGTGGCATCGACGACTCAGCTAACCAGCAGTAATAGGTTTTAAGCCCCCCCCCATTAGGTCGGCCATCACCTCGGCCGGGCAGCGCAGCTTCTCTGCCGCGTGCTCGGTGCACAGATCTATTGCCTCACCCGCACAGCCCAGACCAGAATTCTCGCCAAACAAACAAGGAATTAGCCAATGATGCTTCCTACTGCAGCAGCAATCAAATACTGCCCGACGCTTCGCACTTCAGTGACAAAAACGGCACAAACCTGCTCAAGGTGGCGCCGTTTTTATCGCTTTTTTGCATTTCTTTCTCAATGACCCTGAGCAGTGGATAGCCGCGTGGTTATTGGCTTTCTGGCCTTTTTTCTCCACAAGACTCCTGGGGTCAAACGCCCCCCCCCCCCCCACACACATGCGCAGCATTCCCCGGCCGCCCGGCCACGACAATGATTACGCACATGGCATGCGGCGCCACCACCAAGCGCGGAACGCGCTGCATTTGCCTCTACAGCCGCTACGTCGCATAATTAGTTAGGTTTCTAACTTTTCCGTGGTTATG
This Vogesella sp. LIG4 DNA region includes the following protein-coding sequences:
- a CDS encoding DNA cytosine methyltransferase — encoded protein: MATRNMTAAAQQRGLSSRLPYHLQDFIVVENVPAFTRWKLYPAWRQALHALGYAIQPYILDAADHGVAQNRDRLYLVMTRSQHPIELRLPKHEHIGADSFIDFAAGNWSQIERPGRSPATLKRIAAGRARFGDRFLAPYYGTGSGETGRSLGRPIGTITTRDRWAIIDGDRMRMLTAQECRTAMGFPAGYILPEQHHLAVHMLGNAVCPPVMHDIINAIREAA
- a CDS encoding acyltransferase family protein, with the translated sequence MTTTEKTAKLDSFASGMSGSSTASRAAQHPIAYRPDIDGLRALAILSVLLYHAFPTFIRGGFIGVDIFFVISGYLITSIIFNKIQNNEFSFFDFYIRRIKRIYPALLLVLTFTTAFGWIILLPSEFSTLGKHVASSVFFVQNFTLYHESGYFNPQATLKPLLHIWSLGIEEQFYLIFPVILFSAKKSNRKLAWIIPTIAATSFLINIINVASHPEKTFFLPHTRFWELLTGSIVALIDKKTETQNIKKYSGLFSALGIALILTGVFTTKESDIFPGWLALIPVIGSALIIYAGPKSITNEKILSNKLIILVGLISYPLYLWHWPIISYLYILGNGTLSVESGFFAICISFALATATYYFIEKPVRSNKKQYKLLAYMAITSAILTTIGLAINFGKITPFVTTTPLRDVSYAINEWEYPQGLYTTKINNSEINKINGEKYTLFIGDSNMAQYSPRVVYLAKNKLTKKGAIFFTRSGCPPVSGAFEKKTEHCKTAFLDINVAIENPDVDTVVIGAAWVSYLGLSADFIYNNKIMNTPEGRKELFLQLEKQIKTIRSNGKKIFVLLNIPTGNELNPSNIINRNSLLKFNATRNSEMISKSDIYIKFPWLSELKRVATINGATVIDPLDYLCNQQTCSGTTPSGMAIYRDANHLRPTYVRKYIKYIDATMQ